From the genome of Verrucomicrobiales bacterium:
GATTCATGCGCTTCCATATCAAGGCATTCCCGCATGCCCAACGACTCTTCGTCCTGAGCCCATCGGGATCCGATGCCTGCTCGTGCGTATCGCCTCTCACCTCACCTGTACGTGTCACCCTTAAGCAGCCGTTGCGGGACATCATGCAGATCAGCTCGGCCGTCGGAATAGGTGATAACCCACAGTCGGTCGAAGGTTTTCTCCTTCCAATGGTCGGGCGTAGGGTGCACCCCAAGAGCACCGGCGAGTTGTGCGAGGTCGTGGTGTGTCCAGCAGACGATAACAGTCTTGCCACGAAAGGCCGGAGTGTTCATGACGCTTGTGGCGGCTGCTACATAATTGTCTGAGTCGTACGTCGTATTGACTGGCAGACCAAGCTCTTTGCTCACTGGAGCGAGAGTCTCGCCAGTTCGGTGGCTGTGGTCGTGTTT
Proteins encoded in this window:
- a CDS encoding histidine phosphatase family protein, which gives rise to MKCLLLFLLLVAQLAGAQPAQVILLRHAEKPDDPADLHLSPRGEERAGALVSLLGRSSPFTSNAPVVALHGTRVTKHDHSHRTGETLAPVSKELGLPVNTTYDSDNYVAAATSVMNTPAFRGKTVIVCWTHHDLAQLAGALGVHPTPDHWKEKTFDRLWVITYSDGRADLHDVPQRLLKGDTYR